A region from the Rhodamnia argentea isolate NSW1041297 chromosome 7, ASM2092103v1, whole genome shotgun sequence genome encodes:
- the LOC115743162 gene encoding cleavage and polyadenylation specificity factor subunit 2 isoform X3, producing the protein MVCRVASTIDAVLLSHPDTLHLGALPYAMKQLGLSAPVYATEPVFRLGLLTMYDHYLSRKQVSEFDLFTLDDIDSTFQNVTRLTYSQNHHFSGKGEGIVISPHVAGHLLGGTIWKISKDGEDVIYAVDFNHRKEKHLNGTVLESFVRPAVLITDAYNALNNQLPTKQRERGFIDAIKKTVEAGGNVLIPVDTAGRVLELVLILEESPLNCPIYFLTYVASSTIDYVKSFLEWMSDNIAKSFEHTRDNAFLLKHVSLLINKSDLDNAPAGPKVVLASMASLEGGFAHDIFVEWATDTKNLILFTERGQFATLARMLQADPPPKAVKVTMSKRIPLVGEELLAYEEEQNRIKKEEAMKASIIKEEELKVVHASDNVGDPMVIDASNTQTSQEAAVSHGGRYRDVLIDGFVPPPNCAAPMFPFYENASEWDDFGEVINPDDYVIKDDDMDQGALPFVSNMDGKLDEGPASLILDMKPSKVVSTELTVQVKCSLIYMDFEGRADSRAIKSILAHVAPLKLVLVRGSAEATEHLKQHCLKNVCPQVYAPQIEETIDVTSDLCAYKVQLSEKLMSNVLFKKLGDHEIAWIDAEVGETENGMLSLLPLSTSAPPHKSVLVGDLKLADFKQFLSSKGVQVEFAGGALRCGEYVTLRKAGDASQKGGLSGTQQIVLEGPLCEDYYKIRDYLYSQFYLL; encoded by the exons ATGGTGTGCAGAGTAGCTTCGACGATAGATGCGGTGTTGCTGTCGCATCCGGACACTCTCCACCTTGGAGCTCTGCCTTATGCCATGAAACAGCTCGGGCTTTCTGCTCCTGTTTATGCCACCGAGCCGGTTTTCAGATTGGGGCTTCTTACTATGTATGATCACTACCTGTCGCGGAAA CAAGTATCAGAGTTTGATCTATTCACATTGGATGATATTGATTCAACTTTCCAAAACGTGACCAGGCTAACATATTCTCAGAACCATCATTTTTCCG GAAAAGGGGAGGGGATTGTCATTTCTCCACACGTGGCTGGGCATCTCCTGGGAGGTACAATCTGGAAAATATCAAAGGATGGAGAGGATGTTATATATGCAGTAGATTTTAACCATCGCAAAGAAAA GCATTTGAATGGAACTGTTCTTGAATCCTTTGTCCGACCTGCCGTCTTGATTACCGATGCTTACAATGCCTTAAACAATCAGCTCCCAACTAAACAAAGGGAGAGAGGATTTATAG ATGCTATAAAAAAGACTGTCGAAGCAGGAGGAAATGTATTAATACCCGTTGACACTGCTGGACGAGTGCTGGAACTTGTTTTGATACTCGAAGAG AGCCCTCTGAATTGTCCAATCTATTTCCTCACATATGTCGCCTCAAGCACAATTGATTATGTCAAGAGTTTCCTCGAGTGGATGAGCGACAATATAGCAAAGTCTTTTGAGCATACACGTGACAATGCTTTTCTTCTGAA GCATGTCTCGCTCCTAATTAACAAGAGTGATCTTGATAATGCTCCAGCTGGTCCAAAG GTTGTTCTAGCATCCATGGCCAGCTTAGAAGGAGGCTTTGCTCATGATATATTTGTGGAATGGGCAACTGATACCAAGAATCTCATACTGTTTACTGAAAGAGGCCAG TTTGCAACCTTAGCTCGCATGCTTCAGGCAGATCCACCCCCAAAAGCTGTCAAAGTTACCATGTCTAAAAGAATTCCTTTGGTTGGGGAGGAGCTACTTGCTTATGAAGAAGAGCAAAATCGGATAAAGAAGGAAGAAGCTATGAAAGCTAGTATTATCAAAGAAGAGGAATTAAAAGTGGTTCATGCATCTGATAATGTGGGTGATCCAATGGTCATTGATGCCAGCAACACTCAGACATCACAAGAAG CAGCTGTTTCACATGGTGGCAGATACCGTGACGTTTTAATTGATGGATTTGTTCCACCACCCAACTGTGCTGCTCCTATGTTTCCCTTTTATGAGAATGCCTCTGAGTGGGATGATTTTGGTGAAGTGATCAATCCTGATGACTACGTAATTAAAGACGATGACATGGATCAAGGAGCTTTGCCT TTTGTGAGCAACATGGATGGAAAACTTGATGAAGGACCTGCCAGTTTGATACTTGATATGAAGCCCTCGAAAGTTGTATCGACTGAACTAACT GTGCAAGTCAAATGCTCACTGATATACATGGACTTCGAGGGACGTGCGGACAGCCGAGCAATTAAATCAATACTTGCCCATGTGGCTCCCCTAAAGCTT GTTTTGGTGCGAGGATCAGCCGAGGCAACAGAGCATCTGAAGCAACACTGCTTGAAAAATGTCTGCCCTCAAGTCTATGCTCCCCAAATCGAAGAAACGATTGATGTCACGTCTGATTTATGTGCTTATAAG GTGCAACTCTCTGAGAAATTGATGAGCAATGTGCTTTTTAAAAAG CTAGGAGATCATGAAATAGCTTGGATCGATGCTGAAGTTGGAGAGACAGAGAATGGAATGTTGTCTTTGCTTCCGCTGTCAACTTCAGCACCACCACATAAATCGGTACTTGTTGGTGATTTGAAGCTGGCAGATTTCAAACAGTTTCTGTCCAGCAAGGGTGTTCAG GTAGAATTTGCAGGTGGAGCTCTTAGATGCGGTGAGTATGTAACACTACGCAAAGCTGGCGACGCAAGCCAGAAG GGCGGCTTATCTGGCACTCAGCAGATTGTCCTTGAGGGCCCTCTCTGTGAAGATTATTACAAGATTCGTGATTATTTGTACTCGCAGTTTTACTTGCTTTGA
- the LOC115741029 gene encoding cytokinin hydroxylase-like, which produces MEYSLQVSNLALSTLIVFLLSVLWRVAFRCWISPARAYQKLKRNGFRGPSPTFPLGNLMDMKKAIQDESCSVDSNGDSSNIIAHDIHSTVLPYFSRWQKSHGKVFMYWLGTEPFLYIAEPEFLKQMSSGVMGKSWGKPRVFKNDREPMFGNGLVMTEGDEWVRHRHLITPAFSPANLKGMASLMVESANKMLEKWTALVNSGNPEIDIEREIISTAGEIIAKTSFGISHEDGKKVFEKLRAMQVTLFKTNRFVGVPFNQFIAPKKSMEAKRLGKEIDDLLMSIIDDRKAGVVANNQKDLLGLLLEGHCENGRTGKSLTTRELVDECKTFFFGGHETTALALSWTLLLLAMHPEWQDQLRDEIKQVIGDNKEIDSTKMAGLKKMGWVMNEVLRLYSPAPNVQRQALEDIKVYDMVIPKGTNMWIDVVSMNHDPALWGDNVNQFKPERFKEDSLYGGCKHKMGFLPFGFGGRMCIGRNLTLMEYKIVLTLILSKFSFSVSPSYCHSPSLMLSLRPSQGLPLIVKPL; this is translated from the exons ATGGAATATTCTCTTCAAGTATCCAATCTCGCTCTATCAACTTTGATAGTTTTTTTGCTCTCTGTTTTGTGGAGAGTGGCGTTCAGGTGTTGGATTTCACCTGCGAGAGCTTATCAGAAGCTCAAGAGAAATGGGTTCAGAGGGCCCTCTCCGACTTTCCCTCTCGGCAATCTCATGGATATGAAAAAGGCCATACAAGATGAATCTTGTTCTGTGGATTCTAATGGTGACTCTTCGAACATCATCGCTCATGACATACACTCCACGGTCCTCCCCTACTTTTCTCGCTGGCAAAAATCGCACG GGAAAGTGTTCATGTATTGGCTAGGTACAGAGCCGTTCTTGTATATTGCAGAGCCAGAGTTTCTGAAGCAAATGTCGAGTGGTGTAATGGGGAAGAGCTGGGGAAAGCCCAGGGTGTTCAAGAACGACAGAGAACCCATGTTCGGGAATGGACTGGTCATGACCGAGGGTGACGAATGGGTCCGTCATAGGCATCTCATCACCCCAGCTTTCTCTCCTGCAAACctcaag GGAATGGCGAGCTTAATGGTGGAATCAGCCAACAAGATGCTGGAGAAGTGGACGGCTCTCGTAAACTCCGGAAACCCGGAGATAgacattgagagagagatcatCTCGACGGCGGGGGAGATCATAGCCAAGACCAGCTTCGGCATTAGCCACGAAGATGGCAAGAAAGTTTTCGAGAAGCTGCGAGCCATGCAGGTCACTCTCTTCAAGACAAATCGTTTCGTAGGCGTACCATTCAACCAATTCATCGCCCCCAAAAAATCCATGGAGGCAAAAAGGCTAGGGAAAGAAATCGACGACCTACTAATGTCGATCATCGATGATCGCAAGGCTGGCGTAGTGGCAAATAACCAGAAGGACTTGCTCGGACTGTTACTCGAAGGGCACTGCGAGAATGGAAGAACAGGGAAGAGTCTGACGACAAGAGAGTTGGTGGACGAGTGCAAGACCTTCTTCTTTGGGGGTCATGAGACGACGGCGTTGGCTCTGTCGTGGACGTTGCTGCTTTTGGCCATGCATCCCGAGTGGCAAGATCAGCTCAGAGATGAGATCAAACAAGTGATTGGTGACAATAAAGAGATTGATTCAACCAAGATGGCCGGACTAAAGAAG ATGGGATGGGTAATGAATGAAGTTCTACGGCTGTATAGCCCGGCACCGAACGTGCAAAGACAGGCGCTAGAGGATATTAAAGTCTATGACATGGTAATCCCCAAGGGAACAAACATGTGGATCGATGTGGTGTCGATGAACCACGACCCCGCTCTGTGGGGGGACAACGTAAACCAATTCAAGCCAGAGCGATTCAAGGAGGACTCGCTCTACGGAGGGTGCAAGCACAAGATGGGGTTTTTGCCATTTGGGTTCGGAGGGAGAATGTGCATCGGCCGGAATTTGACCTTGATGGAGTACAAGATTGTCTTAACCCTAATTCTCTCCAAGTTCTCCTTTTCTGTTTCACCAAGCTATTGCCACTCTCCTTCCCTTATGCTCTCTCTTAGACCTTCTCAAGGCTTGCCTCTCATAGTCAAACCTCTTTAG
- the LOC115743162 gene encoding cleavage and polyadenylation specificity factor subunit 2 isoform X1 has product MGTSVQVTPLCGVYNENPLSYLISIDGFNFLVDCGWNDHFDPSLLQPLSRVASTIDAVLLSHPDTLHLGALPYAMKQLGLSAPVYATEPVFRLGLLTMYDHYLSRKQVSEFDLFTLDDIDSTFQNVTRLTYSQNHHFSGKGEGIVISPHVAGHLLGGTIWKISKDGEDVIYAVDFNHRKEKHLNGTVLESFVRPAVLITDAYNALNNQLPTKQRERGFIDAIKKTVEAGGNVLIPVDTAGRVLELVLILEESPLNCPIYFLTYVASSTIDYVKSFLEWMSDNIAKSFEHTRDNAFLLKHVSLLINKSDLDNAPAGPKVVLASMASLEGGFAHDIFVEWATDTKNLILFTERGQFATLARMLQADPPPKAVKVTMSKRIPLVGEELLAYEEEQNRIKKEEAMKASIIKEEELKVVHASDNVGDPMVIDASNTQTSQEAAVSHGGRYRDVLIDGFVPPPNCAAPMFPFYENASEWDDFGEVINPDDYVIKDDDMDQGALPFVSNMDGKLDEGPASLILDMKPSKVVSTELTVQVKCSLIYMDFEGRADSRAIKSILAHVAPLKLVLVRGSAEATEHLKQHCLKNVCPQVYAPQIEETIDVTSDLCAYKVQLSEKLMSNVLFKKLGDHEIAWIDAEVGETENGMLSLLPLSTSAPPHKSVLVGDLKLADFKQFLSSKGVQVEFAGGALRCGEYVTLRKAGDASQKGGLSGTQQIVLEGPLCEDYYKIRDYLYSQFYLL; this is encoded by the exons ATGGGGACGTCGGTCCAGGTGACGCCTCTCTGCGGCGTCTACAACGAGAACCCTCTCTCCTACTTGATCTCCATCGACGGCTTCAACTTCTTGGTCGATTGCGGCTGGAACGACCACTTCGATCCCTCTCTCCTTCAACCACTCTCCAg AGTAGCTTCGACGATAGATGCGGTGTTGCTGTCGCATCCGGACACTCTCCACCTTGGAGCTCTGCCTTATGCCATGAAACAGCTCGGGCTTTCTGCTCCTGTTTATGCCACCGAGCCGGTTTTCAGATTGGGGCTTCTTACTATGTATGATCACTACCTGTCGCGGAAA CAAGTATCAGAGTTTGATCTATTCACATTGGATGATATTGATTCAACTTTCCAAAACGTGACCAGGCTAACATATTCTCAGAACCATCATTTTTCCG GAAAAGGGGAGGGGATTGTCATTTCTCCACACGTGGCTGGGCATCTCCTGGGAGGTACAATCTGGAAAATATCAAAGGATGGAGAGGATGTTATATATGCAGTAGATTTTAACCATCGCAAAGAAAA GCATTTGAATGGAACTGTTCTTGAATCCTTTGTCCGACCTGCCGTCTTGATTACCGATGCTTACAATGCCTTAAACAATCAGCTCCCAACTAAACAAAGGGAGAGAGGATTTATAG ATGCTATAAAAAAGACTGTCGAAGCAGGAGGAAATGTATTAATACCCGTTGACACTGCTGGACGAGTGCTGGAACTTGTTTTGATACTCGAAGAG AGCCCTCTGAATTGTCCAATCTATTTCCTCACATATGTCGCCTCAAGCACAATTGATTATGTCAAGAGTTTCCTCGAGTGGATGAGCGACAATATAGCAAAGTCTTTTGAGCATACACGTGACAATGCTTTTCTTCTGAA GCATGTCTCGCTCCTAATTAACAAGAGTGATCTTGATAATGCTCCAGCTGGTCCAAAG GTTGTTCTAGCATCCATGGCCAGCTTAGAAGGAGGCTTTGCTCATGATATATTTGTGGAATGGGCAACTGATACCAAGAATCTCATACTGTTTACTGAAAGAGGCCAG TTTGCAACCTTAGCTCGCATGCTTCAGGCAGATCCACCCCCAAAAGCTGTCAAAGTTACCATGTCTAAAAGAATTCCTTTGGTTGGGGAGGAGCTACTTGCTTATGAAGAAGAGCAAAATCGGATAAAGAAGGAAGAAGCTATGAAAGCTAGTATTATCAAAGAAGAGGAATTAAAAGTGGTTCATGCATCTGATAATGTGGGTGATCCAATGGTCATTGATGCCAGCAACACTCAGACATCACAAGAAG CAGCTGTTTCACATGGTGGCAGATACCGTGACGTTTTAATTGATGGATTTGTTCCACCACCCAACTGTGCTGCTCCTATGTTTCCCTTTTATGAGAATGCCTCTGAGTGGGATGATTTTGGTGAAGTGATCAATCCTGATGACTACGTAATTAAAGACGATGACATGGATCAAGGAGCTTTGCCT TTTGTGAGCAACATGGATGGAAAACTTGATGAAGGACCTGCCAGTTTGATACTTGATATGAAGCCCTCGAAAGTTGTATCGACTGAACTAACT GTGCAAGTCAAATGCTCACTGATATACATGGACTTCGAGGGACGTGCGGACAGCCGAGCAATTAAATCAATACTTGCCCATGTGGCTCCCCTAAAGCTT GTTTTGGTGCGAGGATCAGCCGAGGCAACAGAGCATCTGAAGCAACACTGCTTGAAAAATGTCTGCCCTCAAGTCTATGCTCCCCAAATCGAAGAAACGATTGATGTCACGTCTGATTTATGTGCTTATAAG GTGCAACTCTCTGAGAAATTGATGAGCAATGTGCTTTTTAAAAAG CTAGGAGATCATGAAATAGCTTGGATCGATGCTGAAGTTGGAGAGACAGAGAATGGAATGTTGTCTTTGCTTCCGCTGTCAACTTCAGCACCACCACATAAATCGGTACTTGTTGGTGATTTGAAGCTGGCAGATTTCAAACAGTTTCTGTCCAGCAAGGGTGTTCAG GTAGAATTTGCAGGTGGAGCTCTTAGATGCGGTGAGTATGTAACACTACGCAAAGCTGGCGACGCAAGCCAGAAG GGCGGCTTATCTGGCACTCAGCAGATTGTCCTTGAGGGCCCTCTCTGTGAAGATTATTACAAGATTCGTGATTATTTGTACTCGCAGTTTTACTTGCTTTGA
- the LOC115743162 gene encoding cleavage and polyadenylation specificity factor subunit 2 isoform X2, whose protein sequence is MGTSVQVTPLCGVYNENPLSYLISIDGFNFLVDCGWNDHFDPSLLQPLSRVASTIDAVLLSHPDTLHLGALPYAMKQLGLSAPVYATEPVFRLGLLTMYDHYLSRKQVSEFDLFTLDDIDSTFQNVTRLTYSQNHHFSGKGEGIVISPHVAGHLLGGTIWKISKDGEDVIYAVDFNHRKEKHLNGTVLESFVRPAVLITDAYNALNNQLPTKQRERGFIDAIKKTVEAGGNVLIPVDTAGRVLELVLILEESPLNCPIYFLTYVASSTIDYVKSFLEWMSDNIAKSFEHTRDNAFLLKHVSLLINKSDLDNAPAGPKVVLASMASLEGGFAHDIFVEWATDTKNLILFTERGQFATLARMLQADPPPKAVKVTMSKRIPLVGEELLAYEEEQNRIKKEEAMKASIIKEEELKVVHASDNVGDPMVIDASNTQTSQEAVSHGGRYRDVLIDGFVPPPNCAAPMFPFYENASEWDDFGEVINPDDYVIKDDDMDQGALPFVSNMDGKLDEGPASLILDMKPSKVVSTELTVQVKCSLIYMDFEGRADSRAIKSILAHVAPLKLVLVRGSAEATEHLKQHCLKNVCPQVYAPQIEETIDVTSDLCAYKVQLSEKLMSNVLFKKLGDHEIAWIDAEVGETENGMLSLLPLSTSAPPHKSVLVGDLKLADFKQFLSSKGVQVEFAGGALRCGEYVTLRKAGDASQKGGLSGTQQIVLEGPLCEDYYKIRDYLYSQFYLL, encoded by the exons ATGGGGACGTCGGTCCAGGTGACGCCTCTCTGCGGCGTCTACAACGAGAACCCTCTCTCCTACTTGATCTCCATCGACGGCTTCAACTTCTTGGTCGATTGCGGCTGGAACGACCACTTCGATCCCTCTCTCCTTCAACCACTCTCCAg AGTAGCTTCGACGATAGATGCGGTGTTGCTGTCGCATCCGGACACTCTCCACCTTGGAGCTCTGCCTTATGCCATGAAACAGCTCGGGCTTTCTGCTCCTGTTTATGCCACCGAGCCGGTTTTCAGATTGGGGCTTCTTACTATGTATGATCACTACCTGTCGCGGAAA CAAGTATCAGAGTTTGATCTATTCACATTGGATGATATTGATTCAACTTTCCAAAACGTGACCAGGCTAACATATTCTCAGAACCATCATTTTTCCG GAAAAGGGGAGGGGATTGTCATTTCTCCACACGTGGCTGGGCATCTCCTGGGAGGTACAATCTGGAAAATATCAAAGGATGGAGAGGATGTTATATATGCAGTAGATTTTAACCATCGCAAAGAAAA GCATTTGAATGGAACTGTTCTTGAATCCTTTGTCCGACCTGCCGTCTTGATTACCGATGCTTACAATGCCTTAAACAATCAGCTCCCAACTAAACAAAGGGAGAGAGGATTTATAG ATGCTATAAAAAAGACTGTCGAAGCAGGAGGAAATGTATTAATACCCGTTGACACTGCTGGACGAGTGCTGGAACTTGTTTTGATACTCGAAGAG AGCCCTCTGAATTGTCCAATCTATTTCCTCACATATGTCGCCTCAAGCACAATTGATTATGTCAAGAGTTTCCTCGAGTGGATGAGCGACAATATAGCAAAGTCTTTTGAGCATACACGTGACAATGCTTTTCTTCTGAA GCATGTCTCGCTCCTAATTAACAAGAGTGATCTTGATAATGCTCCAGCTGGTCCAAAG GTTGTTCTAGCATCCATGGCCAGCTTAGAAGGAGGCTTTGCTCATGATATATTTGTGGAATGGGCAACTGATACCAAGAATCTCATACTGTTTACTGAAAGAGGCCAG TTTGCAACCTTAGCTCGCATGCTTCAGGCAGATCCACCCCCAAAAGCTGTCAAAGTTACCATGTCTAAAAGAATTCCTTTGGTTGGGGAGGAGCTACTTGCTTATGAAGAAGAGCAAAATCGGATAAAGAAGGAAGAAGCTATGAAAGCTAGTATTATCAAAGAAGAGGAATTAAAAGTGGTTCATGCATCTGATAATGTGGGTGATCCAATGGTCATTGATGCCAGCAACACTCAGACATCACAAGAAG CTGTTTCACATGGTGGCAGATACCGTGACGTTTTAATTGATGGATTTGTTCCACCACCCAACTGTGCTGCTCCTATGTTTCCCTTTTATGAGAATGCCTCTGAGTGGGATGATTTTGGTGAAGTGATCAATCCTGATGACTACGTAATTAAAGACGATGACATGGATCAAGGAGCTTTGCCT TTTGTGAGCAACATGGATGGAAAACTTGATGAAGGACCTGCCAGTTTGATACTTGATATGAAGCCCTCGAAAGTTGTATCGACTGAACTAACT GTGCAAGTCAAATGCTCACTGATATACATGGACTTCGAGGGACGTGCGGACAGCCGAGCAATTAAATCAATACTTGCCCATGTGGCTCCCCTAAAGCTT GTTTTGGTGCGAGGATCAGCCGAGGCAACAGAGCATCTGAAGCAACACTGCTTGAAAAATGTCTGCCCTCAAGTCTATGCTCCCCAAATCGAAGAAACGATTGATGTCACGTCTGATTTATGTGCTTATAAG GTGCAACTCTCTGAGAAATTGATGAGCAATGTGCTTTTTAAAAAG CTAGGAGATCATGAAATAGCTTGGATCGATGCTGAAGTTGGAGAGACAGAGAATGGAATGTTGTCTTTGCTTCCGCTGTCAACTTCAGCACCACCACATAAATCGGTACTTGTTGGTGATTTGAAGCTGGCAGATTTCAAACAGTTTCTGTCCAGCAAGGGTGTTCAG GTAGAATTTGCAGGTGGAGCTCTTAGATGCGGTGAGTATGTAACACTACGCAAAGCTGGCGACGCAAGCCAGAAG GGCGGCTTATCTGGCACTCAGCAGATTGTCCTTGAGGGCCCTCTCTGTGAAGATTATTACAAGATTCGTGATTATTTGTACTCGCAGTTTTACTTGCTTTGA
- the LOC115745198 gene encoding 60S ribosomal protein L36-2-like has product MAPKQPNTGLFVGLNKGHIVTKKELAPRPSDRKGKTSKRVHFVRNLIREVAGFAPYEKRITELLKVGKDKRALKVAKRKLGTHKRAKKKREEMSNVLRKMRSAGGGEKKK; this is encoded by the exons ATGGCTCCGAAGCAGCCAAACACTGGCCTCTTCGTGGGCCTTAACAAGGGCCACATCGTGACCAAGAAGGAACTTGCTCCGCGTCCTAGTGATCGTAAGGGA AAAACCAGCAAGAGGGTCCATTTTGTGAGGAACTTGATCAGGGAAGTTGCTGGATTTGCACCATATGAGAAAAGGATCACTGAGCTTCTGAAAGTTGGAAAGGATAAGCGTGCTCTGAAGGTGGCTAAAAGAAAGCTGGGCACCCACAAGAGGGCAAAGAAGAAGCGCGAGGAGATGTCTAACGTCCTCCGCAAGATGAG GTCTGCTGGAGgtggtgaaaagaagaaatga